ATAACATGTCATCAAGTAATAATCCACGCCCCTACTTTCTGAGAAAGTAGAGGCGCAATAGCGATTTTAACCACACCCAGATGacttttatatttcatataaataacACACAATGTCAAGTCggttgtcaaaacaaaaatcctccACACACAGTAAATGATGCATTTTATGGTTCTGACAGTAGCTTCGAGTCTCTATCGGGGAAATTTCTGagtattgtttattttaactgaCCACCTACGTGATCTTTATTCTGGCCAACTGAATAGGGGCCTGAgactcaaaaattaaaaatcaaactcaGTTAAAGGCTGTCTGTCCTTTCCACGCTGTAAAACGATTACACGGTTAACTATAACTACCCGATTGTGGAGATACTGCATACTGTCAAGCTGCAGAATCATTACTTCGGCAGCTAAATCCTGTTCATCATAGCACTTTAGGCTTATCACTAACAACAAACGTCGTACTTATCATTGTTCTCTGTACCACCAGGTCGGATTGACCTGCCCCACAGATGAGAAGAAATAATCATCTCATGACATTAATCTATAAAGCGCTACTGTTAAAGATTCCAAACTACATTACATTTCTTAACATTTAAATCTTGCAACTACAGTAAACAATCCAGTAACAACTTAACCTTAGATATTCCTGATGTACCTGCGGCCCATGGCTAGGTCTTAGGTTTTAGGTACTATGCACCTTTTAAATTGAATGAACTGCCAACTGCCCTCAAATTAGAATCCTTTATATCCCTTGGAGAttgtaaaactttttaaaatgctttttatggctcttgtaattgtttttattagatGTGTCTTAGTTGTGTTAGTTCTGCTTGATTGCGGTCTGATtatgaatgttttcttgttctcaggtctctcttgaaaaaaaaaaacagatctcaGTCTCAATGAGACAACCTTATTAAACAtagattaaatgaaaattaaaaagataaatgttGACTgttcttcgtgtgtgtgtgtgtgtgtgtgtgtgtgtgtgtgtgtgtgtgtgtgtgtgtgcgcgcgcactAACCTTGTGCTGAGGTCAGAGTTGCCGTTCTTCTTCAGGTATTCCAGGACATCTGTCTCAGTGAGAGGAATGAAACTGCCATACCTCATATAGAAGCTCTCCAGAAACTCtaaaacagaagaaatcatTATAACATGATTATATGACCTACTACGTGAGCAACATTAACAGTGTTGTTCAAAAGAGGAGCAGTTTTGCTATCTCTGATGTTAAATCCCAAATTCAAAACACTGATTCTAAAGCAACCAGCTGTAATCTTATCACATTCAGGCCTGTGTACCGATAGATGCAAGCATCGTGAATGACATACATTTTTGAGGGTTTAACGACTATGGGTTTAACTTGTTGCGAAGCTTTAGTCACATTCAGGCCTGTTGATGCATTTTATCTGCAAGCATTAGCAGTGCCAAAAAGATGCTTACtcactacaaaaaacaaaactttattctATGAAGACCGGATAAACTGCACAGATTCAGGTGCGCAAAGTTTGTAGAGACTTAACCAAGAAGACTCCAACATGTAATTGCGACCgaaggggcttctacaaagtactgaattaagggtctgaatacttttataAATGACGGATTTCAGTtcatgatttttaataaatttgcaaaaaaattctaaaaacatgttttcactttgtcattatgggtgtAGATTTATGGGCAAAAATGagaattttattcatttaaaatgtaatctaaAAACACtaaagtgtgtaaaatgtgaaggggtctgaatactacctgaagccactgtatgtgtttgcatggtTGGGCCTCACTTatattacaaacaaaacaaacaaaaaaagactatTTCTGATTCATGAAAAAGCGCAGATGATTTGTTCATACCCATGTGAAAATCTTAATGAATCAGGGTTGATCTTAAATTAGATCTCTGTCTTGAAAGCCAAAATATCTGTTGGCATTCAGGCTCAGTATAAGGGCCACATGACCAGGACAGACCAATTCCAAATATAAAGCTTATAAAAACTAAGTGATGGGTTATGCAAGAAAAACCTGTTCTGTAAATATGAAAGATACTAATTCTAGTGGAGTCCATcctattttgcatttttcctaCATGAGCTATGCTTTGTTCACCATTCTAAGACCATGAAGTTATAATAAATACGAAAATAATCAGTTTAGAAAGTACTCTCTACTACACATAAATTTAGTTCTTATCTTGGAAACAAAGGGTTTTTTGGGAAAGAAGACAATGTGACATAAATGTTCTTTATAAAGCATAAAGACGGGTTTAGTTCAAGTCTGTGTCAACGTTTCATGGAGGAGGCCAAATGTTTTATGGATGTTATATGACAGAAAAAGTGCTGATATCCTCAGAAGTTACTTCTTTCAGTTTGACATTGTGGAAAAACATCAATGATTTACCATGCTTCATTTTAACAGACTGAGAGGATGATGAATACATTCATGAAGATGTATAAATTGGCATTGCGTGCTCCAAAACACATCTTACCATGGACCATATCGGTAAGCTGCTCCAGGCTTTCTTCATTCTGCATCTTTCCATCCACCTCTGCTTCTTCTGACTGGCCCTTACCCGACGTTTCTTCCATTTCCTTCTCCCAGGTTCCTGGCTGACAGTACAGCCTGTGGTCTCTTAATGCCCAGCAGTGCTGCGTGCTGTACACTGTAATAGGGCCCTGGTCCTGATGAGAAATTTCCACCTCCATAGCTGTGGACCTGTGGTCATGGTCTGTTGTTGTGGTGACGTTTCCATTGGACAGAGTTACTGGTAAACAAACCTGGTCTGTTCTGTCAGGAGTCTGGTCCACCTGCATCTCAGAGTCTAGGTCCTGGGGAGTTCCTGACCTTGAGGCAGGGCCTGACTGCTGTGACATGGATAAAAGTCCATTTCCCAGTTCACTCATGATGTCCTCCTCAGCCTCCCCTTCAGGTTCTGAGTCAGACAGGTTTACTGTGTCTCCATTTCCAAATGGAGATTTAACCATGCTGGAGTCAGTTTGCTCCCCATGTTCCATCTCTGCATCCTTGTTCTCCTCCTGACTCTGCACTACCACCGAGCAAGCCGGGGCATCCACTTTAGAGCTGGTGACAAcacaacccccacccccactctTTATTACAACTTCTACTTTCGTTTTTGATGCAAATGTAGCTCCCATcattcccctccctcctctccctctaacTACTGATGCTGCACTGCCTGCCATTCCTGACAATCTCATCTCCACATCCCTGCATCCACGTCCTTGCCCTCCTTCGCCAGTGACCCCTGTCCCCTCTGTCAACATGTCCTCATTTTTCTGTGCATCCCCTTTCTCTGGACCAACAGAGTTCATAATTGGTCCATCCTGCAGGGATGTGACAGGTAGGGGAACAAGGGTTTGTGACTGAGTATCAGCCACTACAACTGTTGTTTGCACCTTCTCATATCTGTCATCTTCCTCTTCAGTTTCAGCTTCCTCTACCTTTTCTTTAGTCAAATCAAAGCCCTTGATACGTGTCAGCTGGTCCCCCACTTTTCTTTTTGGGGTGTCCCCAAGATCCCTAACAGCCACcgcccccctccctctccctcttcccttccccctccctctgGCCGAGGTTTTGACATTGTGTCCAGTACTGTTGGGTCCACAGCAATCACAGGCCTTAGGAGTCCTCTTCCTGCCTGATGTGCGGCCATTGACTGGGCCCTGAGCAGGGGTTGGTGTCTGTGTAGAGGACCAGGATGATGCTGGGCTTGAGTTAGTTGTAAGTGCTTTTACTGGGGTTAAAACAGGGGGTTCTGCATCAGCAGGAAACGGAGTTGATGGCTGCGTCAAGTCTGAGTTGGAGGTAAGGTCTGCACTGAGGAGTTCGGCAGGGGTCTGGGTTAGGTCCTGACCAGTAGTATCACCAGGGGGAGGCACCAGAGGAGGTGCTACTTGCAGAGGAGGTGCTGTGGCAGGAACAGTTAAATGAGGTGATGCTGATGGTGTTGTTTTCATTGGGGAAGCAGAGCCGCTGTGAACCATGACGTCCTCCTTTGGCTCTCCAACCCCATCCCCAACACCACCTCTTCACACTCTTGTCGTCTCCTGTTCCTTTGGTCCTCTAGATTGTTAGGTGTTGTGGTTTGTTCTTTTCGTAATTTTTATCCCGACACTTCCCTGTGTAGACAAGAACTCGTTATCAAGCCTTTCCCAGCATAAACGTTATCGACGACAGCACACTATATCATTGTGGATCACAAGTGTCCCTCAGTGGTATCTAGACTCTGTGTGGAATAACACCACCACCATGGTTTCGTCATTAGATCGACTGAAAAAAGTGGAAACAgtagagaggaagaaacaggtagagaaaaaaagaaccaaagaaagaaatattaGTAAGTTCCCCCCATTTTGATCGATAattaaatcttttcattttaattgtgcAAGGCATGACTTGGGCTTCATCCGGGAGTTCAGGAACATTTCCAAGTCAATagtgcaaagaaaaacacagcagaaaaaggaagTCCTGTCAGGAAGTTGTTAAAAACAATTGCATCATGTTTAGATGATAAGGTCAGAAATGCATAACAACAGCATCTTAAGGTGAGATTTCAAATgttgttgagaaaataaaaccaacaccCAACATCAGCCTTGAAAGACATTATCCTGATGTCTGTCTAGATGGACACAGCCTCCACAAAACCTGACCAGGTGACATCAAGAATTCAAGTCCTGACTATACTTGCAAAACCACTGGAATGATGTAAATTCTGTGTTAAGGTAgattttatagttatattttaCTATTTGTTTTTGAGGAAAGCTTAACAATATGTTAAAATaagctttaaataaatgtgaatatcTACATGTGCATGTACACCGAAATAAACAATAGGGTGAGGATTCTCTTTAGATGCCACCCTCACTAGTCCATTTCTCTGCTGTTTACTGTAAAGAAAGACTAAAATATCAAGTTCAAAAAATCTGACTTGTACAAAACAGTACAAATAACTTGTATCTAGGTGTATCAGTTAAAATGAAGTGTCCCCTTAATCTAGTCCTGATTCTGCTGGGGTTCAAAATCACTGACTGTGTGAGACTTGCAGAACTGAAGCAGCAACTACAGTGATGTTATCTACAATTAACAGGTGGGTCACTGTTCAAATGTGGTTCATTTGTTTTAGCTTGCAACTACCACTCGTTTAGCACAAAGATATCACGACTACACAAGTAGCTACTTAGTTGAcattttgtgctgctttttctttctgagGCGACTTTTTCGAGGAGCGTTATTTCGTCTAGATACGAGGCTCACAGTTAGCTTGCCTTAGCAGCATAGCAGCGAGACTTAACAATACCCGTGCTGcatgtattcattcatttatgttgATAAATTAGTCATTAGCATCTTTGCCAAAGAACTGCTACAATTCCCACAAGCAACTAAGTTATTAAGTTAAATAAACACTGCGTTAGCTAAGATTATCTAACACTCGGCGTCAGGGAATTGGAGCATGTCCACAGATCATTTGAGAACATAACGTACCATCAGGTAATTAAAATAAGCCTATTATGACATTTCAGAAAGTTTTGCATGAGTTAGTCATCCCCCTGAAACTAGCTGAGTTAGCTAGCTGCTGCCAAACACAGCCGACAACACAAAGCATCGATTACACacatttcctccattttcagtAGGAAGTTAGAGGCGTCTAAAGACAAAGAAGGAGCTGCGAGTCAGGGTCTGAAGTGATTTGGAGAGAAAGCTAGAACCATGACGCAAAGTTGAAAGAAAAGATCATTATACCGTACCTTGTCTTTGAAATAACAAACTGAGTTTCGACTGGCCACGATTTTAGGAAACAACAATCAGAGCTGTAGTCGCTCAGTGATTACGTCACTGCGCCGAGCTCAACTTCGGCCGTACCCGTCAGTCTCCCGGAGTCCCCCTCAGGTTCCCCCTCAGGTTCCTCCTCTTACCTTTCCGTTGTATCCTCCCAGCTCGACTCGCGTCTGTCCTTCAAATATCGCAACGACGTTTctaaaatttggatttttttacaGGACAACAAGAAAATCTACGGCGATATCCTCGATTCAGTTTCAAATTGCTTTTAATTGGCATCACGTGTAACTAAATCTGGGAGGAAAACTGCCCAGGGGACCCCAAAGCCCCAGGTTTACGCCATATTATTTGGGTCTGCATAATATGATTAATTATGATGTAAAAAATCGCATCACATAGGTACAATATCAGCTATGATGGGTCCTCCATCCCTCATCTTGTGGCCCAGGTCTTGAAGAGGGACTCTGTGTCAAAACCGTGTTGTAAAGTCGTAATATTTCAAatt
This genomic interval from Xiphias gladius isolate SHS-SW01 ecotype Sanya breed wild chromosome 6, ASM1685928v1, whole genome shotgun sequence contains the following:
- the LOC120791195 gene encoding sentrin-specific protease 5-like isoform X2, with product MVHSGSASPMKTTPSASPHLTVPATAPPLQVAPPLVPPPGDTTGQDLTQTPAELLSADLTSNSDLTQPSTPFPADAEPPVLTPVKALTTNSSPASSWSSTQTPTPAQGPVNGRTSGRKRTPKACDCCGPNSTGHNVKTSARGRGKGRGRGRGAVAVRDLGDTPKRKVGDQLTRIKGFDLTKEKVEEAETEEEDDRYEKVQTTVVVADTQSQTLVPLPVTSLQDGPIMNSVGPEKGDAQKNEDMLTEGTGVTGEGGQGRGCRDVEMRLSGMAGSAASVVRGRGGRGMMGATFASKTKVEVVIKSGGGGCVVTSSKVDAPACSVVVQSQEENKDAEMEHGEQTDSSMVKSPFGNGDTVNLSDSEPEGEAEEDIMSELGNGLLSMSQQSGPASRSGTPQDLDSEMQVDQTPDRTDQVCLPVTLSNGNVTTTTDHDHRSTAMEVEISHQDQGPITVYSTQHCWALRDHRLYCQPGTWEKEMEETSGKGQSEEAEVDGKMQNEESLEQLTDMVHEFLESFYMRYGSFIPLTETDVLEYLKKNGNSDLSTRGLDIKGEMTRYRSGLASAPIAGFMVMYNKHTLGLEDLGTLEEQNWLNDQIINMYGELIMEATQHKVHFFNSFFHKQLVAKGYDGVKRWTKKVDLFSKWLLLIPIHLEIHWSLVTVTMATKTISYYDSQGIVFRHTTDNIMKYLQSEAREKEQTAFQKGWKITIIKGIPQQKNDSDCGVFVLEYCRRLSVKQPLLFSQEDMPLIRKRIYKELCDCRLND
- the LOC120791195 gene encoding uncharacterized protein LOC120791195 isoform X1 gives rise to the protein MVHSGSASPMKTTPSASPHLTVPATAPPLQVAPPLVPPPGDTTGQDLTQTPAELLSADLTSNSDLTQPSTPFPADAEPPVLTPVKALTTNSSPASSWSSTQTPTPAQGPVNGRTSGRKRTPKACDCCGPNSTGHNVKTSARGRGKGRGRGRGAVAVRDLGDTPKRKVGDQLTRIKGFDLTKEKVEEAETEEEDDRYEKVQTTVVVADTQSQTLVPLPVTSLQDGPIMNSVGPEKGDAQKNEDMLTEGTGVTGEGGQGRGCRDVEMRLSGMAGSAASVVRGRGGRGMMGATFASKTKVEVVIKSGGGGCVVTSSKVDAPACSVVVQSQEENKDAEMEHGEQTDSSMVKSPFGNGDTVNLSDSEPEGEAEEDIMSELGNGLLSMSQQSGPASRSGTPQDLDSEMQVDQTPDRTDQVCLPVTLSNGNVTTTTDHDHRSTAMEVEISHQDQGPITVYSTQHCWALRDHRLYCQPGTWEKEMEETSGKGQSEEAEVDGKMQNEESLEQLTDMVHEFLESFYMRYGSFIPLTETDVLEYLKKNGNSDLSTRGLDIKGEMTRYRSGLASAPIAGFMVMYNKHTLGLEDLGTLEEQNWLNDQIINMYGELIMEATQHKVHFFNSFFHKQLVAKGYDGVKRWTKKVDLFSKWLLLIPIHLEIHWSLVTVTMATKTISYYDSQGIVFRHTTDNIMKYLQSEAREKEQTAFQKGWKITIIKGIPQQKNDSDCGVFVLEVRHYSLAVLPSFIHHPILLFLLLFSCPYLPSLCALSILFLGRKINKVDLGLHCLSCLKFLHKSNPCSVF